Proteins from a genomic interval of Burkholderia cepacia GG4:
- a CDS encoding TetR/AcrR family transcriptional regulator, which yields MPPRHVQVPAPPGQPAAQPAPALRRRPRQSRAQATSDALQQAFVQLLLERGYAKATIREIAAVAGVSIGTFYEYFGDKQSLAALCIHRHVLALADRLRDAANGLRGGPRAELAAALVDLQVDAIGADAALWSAFFALERQVSPLAAYRRHYDAYVALWRDALAQAADPPSAARLDACARMAHTVCYGGVSQALLTLGPTLDFAALRAELQAVLRAYLAAAGD from the coding sequence ATGCCGCCGCGACATGTTCAGGTTCCGGCGCCGCCCGGCCAGCCGGCGGCGCAACCCGCGCCCGCGTTGCGCCGCCGGCCGCGCCAGTCGCGCGCGCAGGCCACCTCCGATGCGCTGCAGCAGGCGTTCGTTCAGCTTTTGCTCGAGCGCGGCTACGCGAAGGCGACGATCCGCGAGATCGCGGCGGTCGCGGGCGTGAGCATCGGCACCTTCTACGAATACTTCGGCGACAAGCAGAGTCTCGCCGCGCTGTGTATCCACCGGCACGTGCTGGCGCTGGCCGACCGGCTGCGCGACGCGGCGAACGGGCTGCGCGGCGGGCCGCGCGCCGAACTCGCGGCCGCGCTCGTCGACCTGCAAGTCGATGCGATCGGCGCCGACGCCGCGCTGTGGAGCGCGTTCTTCGCGCTGGAGCGGCAGGTGTCGCCGCTGGCCGCATATCGCCGACATTACGACGCGTACGTCGCGCTGTGGCGGGATGCCCTCGCGCAGGCCGCCGATCCGCCGTCGGCCGCACGGCTCGACGCGTGCGCGCGGATGGCGCATACGGTCTGCTATGGCGGCGTGTCGCAGGCGCTGCTGACGCTCGGGCCCACGCTCGACTTCGCCGCGTTGCGCGCTGAACTGCAGGCCGTGCTGCGTGCGTATCTGGCGGCGGCAGGCGATTGA
- a CDS encoding PadR family transcriptional regulator: MTTSRPSPLALAVLATLTDTPMHPYGMLQQLKARGYDEVVNVRQRTSLYQTIDRLLRDGLIAVHDTERDGAFPERTLYTLTEAGHTAGQAWLHALLAEPAREFPAFGAGLAFLPLLDAEDARHQLERRIAALEAERARLESLRNAAQNDQVPRLFLLQNEHALVLLNAELDWARSVVEHLKIGALRWVDG; encoded by the coding sequence ATGACAACAAGTCGCCCGTCTCCGCTCGCGCTCGCGGTCCTCGCGACACTCACCGACACGCCGATGCATCCGTACGGGATGCTGCAGCAACTGAAGGCACGCGGCTACGACGAAGTCGTCAACGTACGGCAGCGCACGAGCCTCTACCAGACGATCGACCGGCTGCTGCGCGACGGGCTGATCGCCGTGCACGACACCGAGCGCGACGGCGCATTTCCCGAGCGCACGCTGTACACGCTCACCGAGGCTGGGCACACCGCCGGCCAGGCGTGGCTGCACGCGCTGCTCGCTGAACCCGCGCGTGAGTTTCCGGCGTTCGGCGCCGGCCTCGCGTTCCTGCCGTTGCTCGACGCCGAAGATGCGCGTCACCAGCTCGAGCGCCGCATCGCCGCGCTCGAAGCCGAGCGCGCACGCCTGGAGTCGCTGCGCAACGCGGCGCAGAACGATCAGGTGCCGCGCCTGTTTCTGCTGCAGAACGAACACGCGCTCGTCCTGCTCAACGCGGAGCTCGACTGGGCGCGCAGCGTCGTCGAACACCTGAAGATCGGCGCGCTGCGCTGGGTCGACGGCTGA
- a CDS encoding acyl-CoA dehydrogenase family protein, producing MTESPHAVTNQFDELVDYNLFATDLALREALARAGAGWAVPRLDAYGARLGSADTAQLADEANRQTPELNAFDRRGRRIDRVDFHPAWHTLLGMYRNEGFVSLAFRDTRPGRWAATAAGFYLHGQIEAGTLCPATMTQAAIPVLQKEPALWDLLRDKLYSDDYDPRDVPVAAKRSIWFGMGMTEKQGGSDVRANTTLATPVGAGGRGGEYRLRGHKWFFSAPMCDAHLVVARTEAGSPSCFYVPRWQPDGTKNAVEIQRLKNKVGNRSNSSSEIELNDAWGIMLGDEGRGIPTIIEMATYTRLNCVLGSAAMLRQGVVQAIAYTRQRHAFGRALAEQPLMRTVLADLALESEAALALAMRLADAFERDDSPRERAWKRIVTPAAKFWVCKRAVELTGEVMEVFGGNGYVDDGPIARLFREAPVNSIWEGSGNVMCLDVLRAVSREPDAAAALLAELTDLGAGEPRIRAALDALRAMLAAPADTLEASARVFAQRLALVAQACLLRRDAPAAVADAFVATRLAAPDWGRIAGGFDPHSLDVAALLQRAYPA from the coding sequence ATGACCGAATCGCCCCATGCCGTCACGAACCAGTTCGACGAACTGGTCGACTATAACCTCTTCGCGACCGACCTCGCGCTGCGCGAGGCACTCGCCCGCGCGGGCGCCGGCTGGGCCGTGCCGCGGCTCGACGCGTACGGCGCGCGGCTAGGCAGCGCCGACACCGCGCAGCTCGCCGACGAAGCGAACCGCCAGACGCCGGAACTGAACGCGTTCGACCGGCGCGGCCGCCGCATCGACCGCGTCGATTTTCATCCGGCGTGGCACACGCTGCTCGGCATGTACCGCAACGAAGGCTTCGTGTCGCTCGCATTCCGCGATACGCGCCCCGGTCGCTGGGCCGCGACCGCGGCCGGCTTCTACCTGCACGGCCAGATCGAGGCCGGCACGCTGTGTCCGGCGACGATGACGCAGGCCGCGATTCCGGTGCTGCAGAAGGAGCCCGCGCTGTGGGACCTGCTGCGCGACAAGCTCTACAGCGACGACTACGATCCGCGCGACGTGCCGGTCGCCGCCAAGCGCTCGATCTGGTTCGGCATGGGGATGACCGAGAAACAGGGCGGCTCCGACGTGCGCGCGAACACGACGCTGGCTACCCCGGTCGGCGCGGGCGGCCGCGGCGGCGAATACCGGCTGCGCGGCCACAAGTGGTTCTTCTCCGCGCCGATGTGCGATGCCCACCTCGTCGTCGCGCGGACCGAAGCCGGCAGCCCGTCGTGCTTCTATGTGCCGCGCTGGCAGCCCGACGGCACCAAGAACGCGGTCGAGATCCAGCGGCTGAAGAACAAGGTCGGCAACCGCAGCAATTCGAGCAGCGAGATCGAGCTGAACGACGCGTGGGGGATCATGCTCGGCGACGAAGGCCGCGGGATTCCGACCATCATCGAGATGGCCACCTACACGCGGCTGAACTGCGTGCTCGGCAGCGCGGCGATGCTGCGCCAGGGCGTCGTGCAGGCGATCGCCTACACGCGCCAGCGCCACGCGTTCGGCCGCGCGCTCGCCGAGCAGCCGCTGATGCGCACCGTGCTCGCCGATCTCGCGCTCGAGAGCGAGGCCGCGCTCGCGCTCGCGATGCGCCTAGCCGATGCGTTCGAGCGCGACGACTCGCCGCGCGAGCGCGCGTGGAAGCGCATCGTCACGCCCGCCGCGAAATTCTGGGTCTGCAAGCGCGCGGTCGAGCTGACCGGCGAGGTGATGGAAGTGTTCGGCGGCAACGGCTACGTCGACGACGGCCCGATCGCGCGACTGTTCCGCGAAGCACCCGTCAACTCGATCTGGGAGGGCTCCGGCAACGTGATGTGCCTCGACGTGCTGCGCGCGGTGTCCCGCGAGCCCGACGCGGCCGCCGCGCTGCTCGCCGAACTGACCGATCTCGGCGCGGGCGAACCGCGCATCCGCGCGGCGCTCGATGCGCTACGCGCGATGCTCGCCGCACCGGCAGACACGCTCGAGGCATCGGCCCGCGTGTTCGCGCAGCGACTCGCGCTCGTCGCGCAGGCGTGCCTGCTGCGGCGCGACGCGCCCGCGGCCGTCGCCGACGCGTTCGTCGCGACGCGGCTCGCCGCGCCCGACTGGGGCCGCATCGCGGGCGGCTTCGATCCGCACTCGCTCGACGTCGCCGCGCTGCTGCAGCGCGCGTATCCGGCCTGA
- the cadR gene encoding Cd(II)/Pb(II)-responsive transcriptional regulator, whose amino-acid sequence MKIGELAKAARCTPETIRFYEKEGLMPDAERTDSNYRNYTDVHVERLRFIRNCRALDMAHDEIRALLQLTDTPADPCDSINALLDEHIGHVDARLAELTHLRDQLTELRRQCVGEHSVEDCGIVHGLATMETVAPAAKRSHLG is encoded by the coding sequence ATGAAGATCGGCGAACTGGCCAAGGCGGCCCGCTGCACGCCCGAAACGATCCGCTTCTACGAGAAGGAGGGGCTGATGCCGGACGCGGAGCGCACCGATTCGAACTACCGCAACTACACCGACGTGCACGTCGAACGACTGCGCTTCATCCGCAACTGCCGCGCGCTCGACATGGCGCACGACGAAATCCGCGCGCTGCTGCAGCTCACCGACACGCCAGCCGATCCATGCGATTCGATCAACGCGCTGCTCGACGAACACATCGGCCACGTCGATGCGCGCCTCGCCGAACTGACCCATCTGCGCGACCAGCTCACCGAATTGCGCCGCCAGTGCGTCGGTGAACATTCGGTCGAGGACTGCGGAATCGTGCACGGTCTCGCGACGATGGAAACCGTCGCGCCGGCCGCGAAACGTTCGCACCTCGGCTGA
- a CDS encoding pyridoxal phosphate-dependent aminotransferase — protein MRSATTPRSKLPDVGTTIFTVIGQLAAQYDALNLSQGAPNFAPDPALVEGVARAMRDGHNQYAPMAGIASLRERLAEKTEALYGTRYDPGTEITVIASASEGLYAAISALVHPGDEVIYFEPSFDSYAPIVRMQGATPVAIKLSAEHFRVNWDEVAAAITPRTRMIIVNTPHNPTATVFSADDLERLAQLTRNTDIVVLSDEVYEHVVFDGAQHQSVARHSELAERSVIVSSFGKSFHVTGWRVGHCIAPAELMDEIRKVHQFMVFAADTPMQVAFAEILARPESYLGLAAFYQAKRDLLARELAGSRFELLPSEGSFFMLARFRHFSDESDSDFVLRLIRDARVATIPLSAFYTDGTDAGVIRLSFSKDDATLVEGARRLRSL, from the coding sequence ATGCGAAGCGCCACCACGCCCCGTTCGAAACTGCCGGACGTCGGGACGACGATCTTCACGGTGATCGGCCAGCTCGCCGCACAGTACGATGCGCTGAACCTGTCGCAGGGCGCGCCGAATTTCGCGCCAGATCCGGCGCTCGTCGAGGGCGTCGCGCGTGCGATGCGCGACGGCCACAACCAGTACGCGCCGATGGCCGGCATCGCGTCGCTGCGCGAGCGGCTCGCGGAGAAGACCGAGGCGCTGTACGGCACCCGCTACGACCCAGGCACCGAGATCACGGTGATCGCGAGCGCGAGCGAGGGGCTGTACGCGGCGATCAGTGCGCTCGTGCATCCGGGCGACGAAGTGATCTATTTCGAGCCGTCGTTCGACAGCTATGCGCCGATCGTGCGGATGCAGGGCGCGACGCCGGTCGCGATCAAGCTGTCGGCCGAGCATTTCCGCGTGAATTGGGACGAAGTCGCCGCGGCGATCACGCCGCGCACGCGGATGATCATCGTCAATACGCCGCACAACCCGACCGCGACCGTGTTCTCCGCCGACGATCTCGAGCGGCTCGCGCAGCTCACCCGCAATACCGACATCGTGGTGCTGTCCGACGAGGTCTACGAGCATGTCGTGTTCGACGGCGCGCAGCACCAGAGCGTTGCGCGGCACAGCGAACTGGCCGAGCGCAGCGTGATCGTGTCGTCGTTCGGCAAGTCGTTCCACGTGACGGGCTGGCGGGTCGGCCATTGCATCGCGCCGGCCGAACTGATGGACGAGATCCGCAAGGTGCACCAGTTCATGGTGTTCGCGGCCGATACGCCGATGCAGGTCGCGTTTGCGGAGATCCTCGCCCGGCCGGAAAGCTATCTCGGCCTGGCGGCGTTCTATCAGGCCAAGCGCGACCTGCTCGCGCGCGAGCTGGCCGGTTCGCGTTTCGAGCTGCTGCCGAGTGAAGGCTCGTTCTTCATGCTCGCGCGGTTCCGGCACTTCTCGGACGAAAGCGACAGCGATTTCGTGCTGCGCCTGATCCGCGATGCGCGCGTCGCGACGATTCCGCTGTCGGCGTTTTACACCGACGGCACCGACGCGGGCGTGATCCGGCTCAGTTTCTCGAAGGACGACGCGACGCTGGTCGAAGGCGCGCGGCGGTTGCGGTCGCTGTAA
- a CDS encoding ABC transporter substrate-binding protein, producing the protein MKHGHTLKLAFALACTLGAGAAFADGQTLRFGLEAQYPPFESKAPNGDLQGFDIDVGNAVCQTAKLSCKWVETSFDGLIPALKGRKFDAINSAMNATEQRRQAIDFTTIIYRVPTQLIARTGSGLLPTPEALKGKRVGVLQASIQETYAKAHWEPAGVSVVAYQDQNQAYADLVAGRLDATLVLAPAGQRGFLSRPDGKGFAFVGQPVRDDRILGSGIAFGLRKGDDALKAKLDAAIDKLKADGTVKSLGQKYFGNIDISTQ; encoded by the coding sequence ATGAAGCATGGACACACCCTGAAACTCGCGTTCGCACTCGCGTGCACGCTCGGCGCCGGCGCGGCGTTCGCCGACGGGCAGACGCTGCGCTTCGGCCTCGAGGCGCAGTATCCGCCGTTCGAGTCGAAAGCGCCGAACGGCGACCTGCAGGGCTTCGATATCGACGTCGGCAATGCCGTCTGCCAGACTGCGAAGCTGTCGTGCAAGTGGGTCGAGACGTCGTTCGACGGGCTGATTCCCGCGCTGAAGGGCCGCAAGTTCGATGCGATCAACTCGGCGATGAACGCGACCGAGCAGCGGCGCCAGGCGATCGACTTCACGACGATCATCTACCGCGTGCCGACGCAACTGATCGCGCGCACCGGCAGCGGTCTGCTGCCGACGCCGGAAGCGCTGAAGGGCAAGCGCGTCGGCGTGCTGCAGGCGTCGATCCAGGAAACCTACGCGAAGGCGCACTGGGAGCCGGCGGGTGTGTCGGTCGTCGCGTACCAGGATCAGAACCAGGCGTACGCGGATCTCGTGGCGGGCCGCCTCGACGCGACGCTGGTGCTTGCGCCGGCCGGCCAGCGCGGCTTCCTGTCGCGTCCGGACGGCAAGGGCTTCGCATTCGTCGGCCAGCCGGTGCGCGACGACCGGATCCTCGGCAGCGGGATCGCGTTCGGCTTGCGCAAGGGCGACGACGCGTTGAAGGCGAAACTCGATGCGGCGATCGACAAGCTGAAGGCGGACGGCACGGTTAAGTCGCTCGGCCAGAAGTACTTCGGCAATATCGACATCTCCACGCAGTAA